In Streptomyces sp. NBC_01231, the sequence CTCGTCGCGGGTTCGGGCAACAACCAGGACAACTTCGACGACAAGAAGTTCGACACCCGTGTCTGGAATCCCGTCAAGGGCACCATCAAGAAGGTCCCCACGCCCAAGGACCTGTTCTGCACCGGCCACACCCAGCTCGCCAACGGCAATCTGCTGATCGCGGGCGGTACCAAGCGGTACGAGAAACTGAAGGGTGACGTCACCAAGGCCGGCGGCCTGATGATCGTCCACAACGAGAACCCGGACAAGCCGATCACGCTGCCCGCGGGCACGAAGTTCGTGGGCAAGAAGAACGGCAAGGCCTTCGTGTCGAAGGACCCGGTCGTGGTCGAGCGGGCGAAGAAGAACTTCGACAAGCGGACCGGCAAGTTCCTCGGCAACTCCCCGGGGCTCGGGCGCATCTACGTCGAGGCGCAGAAGAGCGGCGCCAAGTACGAGACGGGCACCCAGGACAACTACCGCATTCAGGGGCTGTCCGGCGCCGACGCCAAGAACACGTACGGCATCGCGCAGAAGCTCGCCCTCGACAAGAAGGACTTCCAGGGCATCCGCGACGCCTTCGAGTTCGACCCGATCGCCGAGAAGTACATCAAGGTCGACCCGATGAAGGAGGCCCGCTGGTACCCGACGCTCACCACCCTGAGCGACGGGAAGATCCTCAGCGTCTCCGGCCTCGACGACATCGGGCAGCTGGTCCCGGGCAAGAACGAGGTCTTCGACCCGAAGACCAAGAAGTGGACGTACCTGCCGAAGACCATGCAGTTCCCGACCTACCCGGCGCTGTTCCTGTTGCAGAACGGCAAGGTCCTGTACTCGGGCTCGAACGCGGGGTACGGGCCGGACAACGTGGGCCGCGACCCCGGTGTGTGGGACGTGGACACCAACAAGTTCACGAAGATTCCCGGGCTGAGCGACCCGAACCTGATGGAGACGTCCGGGACCGTGCTGTTGCCGCCGGCCCAGGACGAGAAGTACATGGTGATCGGCGGCGGCGGGGTCGGCGAGTCCAAGCTGTCCAGCAACCGGACCCGGATCGTCGACATGAAGGCGGACAGCCCGAAGTTCGTGGACGGGCCCACGATGGAGAAGGGCACCCGCTATCCCCAGGCCTCGGTGCTGCCGGACGACTCCGTGCTGGTCTCCGGCGGTTCGGAGGAC encodes:
- a CDS encoding kelch motif-containing protein, whose product is MNDRAGRRRARRLAIGTAVVLALAGMNGPWLYRFSTEKYHQYQIDRPEYKAENGKWDVIEFPEEYRQNTIHAALLRTGKVLLVAGSGNNQDNFDDKKFDTRVWNPVKGTIKKVPTPKDLFCTGHTQLANGNLLIAGGTKRYEKLKGDVTKAGGLMIVHNENPDKPITLPAGTKFVGKKNGKAFVSKDPVVVERAKKNFDKRTGKFLGNSPGLGRIYVEAQKSGAKYETGTQDNYRIQGLSGADAKNTYGIAQKLALDKKDFQGIRDAFEFDPIAEKYIKVDPMKEARWYPTLTTLSDGKILSVSGLDDIGQLVPGKNEVFDPKTKKWTYLPKTMQFPTYPALFLLQNGKVLYSGSNAGYGPDNVGRDPGVWDVDTNKFTKIPGLSDPNLMETSGTVLLPPAQDEKYMVIGGGGVGESKLSSNRTRIVDMKADSPKFVDGPTMEKGTRYPQASVLPDDSVLVSGGSEDYRGRGDSNILQARLYHPDRNTLDKVADPLVGRNYHSGSLLLPDGRVMFFGSDSLYGDAANTKPGTFEQRIEIYTPPYLYRGSRPSLSGGPQTIERGESGTFTSQHASSVKKVRLIRPSAATHVTDVDQRSIALDFKASGDKITVTVPKNKNVVQSGWYMVFVNDDQGTPSKAQWVKVP